The genomic DNA CAAAATTACaagcgacaaaaaaaaaaaaaacaataaacaataaaaatagaaGCACAGTATATAAACGAACTGAACCCCAACCGGTGATTCTGAACCTCACTTGCGAGTTTACCCGATGTCTTTGGAGTATTTTCAAAGATTCTGTACGTTTCTTGGGAGAAGAAATTTatgatttaaagcattttttgtttattttcaggcaAAATGGAAGAATTCAGCTGCATAAACTGCAAGTTCCGGACAACAAACTTTGGCGATATCATTTTTCACAATTTGGAAACCCATGAAGAAAACAATCTAaagatcaaaatttcaaaattcgaCTCAAAAAGAAGGGAAATTATTTCATActcaaaatacttcaaaattattccaaaagATTTAAAACACTCAAAAAGGACTTTAATTCCAAACGATGACACAAAAACAGTGAGAGTTTCAAGGCTAGAAGACGTTTCGCCCATTAAAAAAGCTCCAAAACCAAACACACCAGTGAAAGATGTTCACAAATTGCTGGAAGAACCTGAGGATATAGAGAGTTCAGATGAAGATGAAGATACTACGCAGCTTTCTTTCCAAAATATGACTTTGCTAGAATCCACATCTTCAACGCAAACAGATCCTTGCTTTGTCCTGAGCACAGACTCATGCGAAGAATCTGATATGTtcacaattgaaaatattattcaacaGATCCCTGATGTTTTAGACTACCTTAAATCAGAAAATCAAATggaaatgtatataaatttacaaCATTACTCGCGGAACGGAAGATTCCTTTATCAAATATTGCTTGTTTGTTATTTGCTGATGTGGTAGAATGGTTTTCCGTGGACAGTACCCGAAACATGAGATACTCATAAGAAGTGAAGCCATTTTGGCGGATTGGATTAAAGCTGTTCAAAGGAAAGTTCCTCAGGTTTATGTCAGGATGGAAAAACCGAGGCCAGGAACTAAAGGGTGATATCAGACCAGAAGATTCTGTCATTAATTTCGCTGTGCCATCACTGACTTGTCTAGAAGAATCTCATTAAGCAAAGCATTACGCCGACGTCAACACCAACGACGATGCATGAACACGTGAGTAGAGTAGCTCAGACTATTCGTTGAATCgtcgagctaaaatacaaaagaacaatGGTTGCAAATGCAGAGGAGACATGTTACTAGTAGTTATTATATCATAtcaagttatattttctttttccatAACTAATTACCAGCTTcgtgtaaatatttttgtttccaggTAGGGATGCGTTTAGGCAGTTACCAGTCATTCTATGTGCAGCTAAATGCTTAACATTACTTATAGTACATATAGTACCAGAAAACAACTTTAGATGCGCCATATAACTGTTGTGGACACAGTAACTTCACATTCGGTATGATAAAAGACAAAAAGTGGATATAAAGGCAATGGAAATCCCCCTACGTGACTCGCAAGATATGGTTCAGTGAACTCACAAGTGAGGTACAGATCATTAGATTGATATTTGCAAAACGGGTGCAGTATTCAAACAGACGCCTTGTTTATTTTCCATAATTTTCTACATAACGAACATGTCCTGGTAGGTATATGTCGCCCTTTTAGTGaaggaaatacatttaaacaacaccTCAAACACGAGTATTGGTATAGATAAACGATTTTATGCAGCGATTTATCGGCAATTATAAGACGAAAGCTGGTAAAGAATGTATTTATCCGGAAAGataaagtatttcttgatatGATACAATCGTTTACATACTGCCTCAGCATCATTGCAACAAGTTTTTCATAACTATTTAGATAGTCCCACCTATTTTCGTCAATCGGATCCTGAAATCTGCTCGCAAGATCCGGTTGGGGTTCAGTTCGTTTATATACTGTGACCATgtagtacatttatttaaaaatatttatttcagtacaTACTCCACTCTATGCACTTTGCCGATGATAAGCTGGTGCctccaatgaaatatttctcgACCTGGGCCTGGAAAGCACACTAGAAAATTAGTCTTCTTGCACGTTTCAATGTCAGACGTGTTGTACTACATCGCGTTCATTTTGTATCGATGGTTTTATGaatgatatttctgtaactgcaGATCGACAAtcgataaatatattcttaattttcaatcaataaaaatcaaattttattgttGCTTTTAATGTTTCCAACTACCCTTTACATCAATACAACAGTAGTCACATCTTCACGTCAGTTGTATATTAACCTGTCATTTTacttgtggtttttttttttcttcttcaaagttCTGCAAATtgacacatacatttttattttcccaTCGGACTCTCCATATACCCAAAAGATACGTATAAAATTTCCAGAGTTGGATGTTTTTAAATCATTGACTCATAAAgatattatttatgtaacaattttGATTGAACGTGTATTAGTCCTGATGCACCTGATCTAATAGTATTAGTGGGTTCGCTCCTTTGAACTTGCAGTTGAATcgcattttaatgaaaaaaagcgTTCGGAATGTTTACAATATACAACAAACTTTGAAAGTACAATAACAGTTGGCAGTACAATGTTGCAGCAGAATTATTAAAACCATGTACAACAAAAATATACGTAGTAGCGGGTAATTTGCAGAactaaaaatatgtttgaattgtTATAATATCAGTGTCAATGACATAAATGTAACAGATTTTCAATAATTTGTATCCATTTTGCATATGTTACTACGGCAAGGATACGTTTTAATCTCAGTTTGAAGGACTTACAACATCAAATATGTACCATTGATTCCAATTTATACCACTAAAAAGTATTTATAACAGCGTAGAGATTGTATAAAAACCGAATACATGCCACTTTGTTCTTCAATTATATATACTGGCAAGCAATCCAGGAAAATACAATtgggatcatgtatatgtttatttaacaGGAAACATACAAAACTATAATTAAATTTCCGTTTGATATGTCGTGCATAAAATAAGATAATATTTTCGTGAAATCGTCAACAAATATAGAAATTCTCCATATACCTCTGTAGAAAAtttgtattgtaccttttattgagcctcgattttgtatcatttagcgttggtTGTATTATTTAGCGTCCCCACACCCTTAATTTAAACGTCTGCGCCAGACATCAAGTGAAAATTTTGTGTTCAGTTATCTATCCGCTATAAGGTGGTAGGggagcagtttttttttttttgttttttttttgctagatttTAAGAACGATTCGCAACTATTTTTCTTTCTAAGTTATCAGTACAAGAAGCGGTACTTCTGCTTTACAATATGATATGGCACTAAGGTAAGCTTCAAAatgaaagcattaattttaatCCATGTTGTCAACTTTAAAAGGAGTAGACATTACAGCCTACCCCTAACCCCtcttaaaatcaagaaaattttaGCATTTTTCCTTACTTTCAACACATGTCATACAAACGTTCATACAATTACACCaggttttcataaaaatcaaccCTTAGGTTGCAAAACCCTGCTAAGCAAAGTGTCTATCAACCACTAAGTTTCAGGAGAAAAAGCAGGTCAAGGACACTTACTGTCTATTTTGCTGTAGAAAACACTTGATTCGTtcaggtagcagggtacacttgcattcgaaaattttgggcatggacagtcttacatgtagcgagacgcaatattgcacttctcttatgagcagaatcagggtggccattttataaattgcgtgcatgttttgtgcttttaattattagcaagatcaggattctcatacaagaataaagaaagttatcaaaacgaaagttttacaccatccattaaaaatagcatgccaaaatcatcaattttgcactttctgaacagcctgcaatgatctcgctgcaagaacaatgcccagttttattgcatttctcaatttagtagtccttactgaacttcaggatataaacggaatgggggcccatccagctcgtttttttttttcacaaaatagcgaaaatgttcctgagtatcaatcaacaagcacagaacccttccgtgatttgaatttttccgcgaaaaggtgtctcattgagtTATAtgaagctagcagcagttagttttacaactgacgtcagaattttacatgtatcggctgtaaacattttctaaagaattaacaatcattatctctcaccttaatttacagatatCCAAAATCaagaagttctaattattacaaatattgacgggggccaaaattcgaagtgtaccctgctacctcaAATCTGCCTCCATAAATAATGACTCACAAAATTTATGGATCTAGGTGTAGCAAAATATTCGCATCTGCTATTTATAGCCTTATGCATGTACACATTGATTTCTTTTAGAATAAACtttcaataattaaaacattaatattaatacattttgaacaaagctaccctaaatttttttaaaaaatcgacgtcaaaaaaaaaaaaaaaaaaaaagtcgacGGGCCATAATTCGAAACTGCTTCCCTGCCACGTAACGCTCTTCCGGGCTGTTAAATGTAGCAGCTGGTAGTTTCCAGCCTTAGATGCGAATTGGCCGGAAAACTGGACCGTAAAaaagcgctaattatcgtgttttcgccccgctcCCTCGCCATTTTAGTCGCTAAgtctcgacttttcgccccgcgaccccgctaattatcgtttTTTCGCttcacgccccccccccccctccccgctAAATAGGGAGTTTTCGCCCGCGCCCCTCagttttaacttgttaattctcgtgttttcgctcggcgggatCGCTGGGcaaaaacgcgaaatggcagaaatcagccaccatagttaaAAACCCAAAGCTTTTATCTTTGTTTTGATTTACTTTGTGTTCACGTTTCAGATAGCagtaatgaaaataattgcaACAATTAAGATAAGTTAACCATTTAAATGTTTACTCATTAAAAGCCGGAATCTATATAAGTCTGGTCACATTTTCATGCAGACGAGTGCATTATTTACACAAACTTGCATCGGCCAACTTTCGGACTATCAGCAAAATGCATCCGATCCAGTATCAGCGAATTTTCATTTTGGCGTATCTTTTATCAGTTGCCGGTACAGAGCCACAGTGCTCTAAGTTCCACTTTGAGGAGAAGTTGCTCGAAAAATCAGTGAGAATGGAATTAAAAATGTCTTCCTTACACGAAGAACTGGCAGACATGCGTGAAAGGGTGTCAACTCTCGAGAATAAGCAAGGTAATGGCTTTTtgctttaaaactacattttgaaGTACTGTAGAACTGACGAGCAATAGCTTgctgtatttaaaatatattatctcAGTATAAAGACAAAACCCACAATGCTCTTAACGGGCATTTGGACTGTTAAGAATTTGCTTTGAAGGGAACCGTTTtctaaaacatcaataaaattaGTTTGATAGTTCGGATCATGAAAGTCACGGCGGCATAACAATAAAagtcaaaacagaaaataataataaaaaagattttaactaAATTTGACAGGACTTCTTTTACAAATTGTCTTTTGCGTATCacagttttgatattttacgtaTATTCAACAGCCACCGCCTGAATTTAATTCCAATATTATCAGAGTTTGAAGTTTCAAGAacggttttttttctattcattttgtaCTGGAACGGAACTACAAGAtgggtaaaatttcattttaagcattgaaacataaaataaaatgtaggtCTGTCCATTCATCAAACAATAGTGTTAAATTATTAAGCAGTCATTCTTAATCTAACATTTTTATGGTATAGATTCAGTatatgtttgacatttttttactatatattttacGGTAAAAGTGGAAAGGTACCGTGGCGAAAATGCGTGCAAACGAGACTACTGGTCATTAGCTATACACACTTAACTTCTTCATCAACACGTAACATGGTTCAAAAATCTCTGTGTATTTTACTATTGctttgttatgttttcattttatataccATTCTTTGTTTTGTGCCATGATTAAGATGTGCATtacatgccaaataaaaaattaattacttactttAAACACGCCTTTCAATTTCTAATAGTGTCGTAAAATTACACCTATGTACTTTGAGATggaaaaaatgttgattttaccCATGTCAGAAAAAATATGTGATGCAAAGGTTGAAAACATGGTTTTCACGGAATTTTCACGTCTGTTGCATCGTTTTGCTTTGAACAATTCTAACACACTGTTTTTTACTCGTATAAAGAAGTAAAAAGTATTAGGGAGCCTAAAGTATTTCCGGGATCAGTAAGTTCATTTATTTAACTAgtattttttctttcagtttcatTCTATCTTTGTCGGGTTTAGAATCATGCCGTCACATATGGCGTTTTAAAGCTTTCTGATGATAGAGAAAGACTCAAGGGTGCCCCCAAGGGTAGGCGGGGATCTGGTTAGAAcctccgaccttccgtaagccaggtggATGGTTTCCTTACACGAAGAATTGTCTTtcccaagcgaggtttcgaacctatATCATTGAGTGGCAAATGATTCGTAGTCAGCGGCTTCAATCGCATGGTCACAGAGACATATTTCTCTTTAATTCTACACCagttgtgaaaatattgcatctggattTCACTCGGTGATAACTTATACTACAACAAACAATctctattaattttattttcaagatatGATTATCACGCCGACAGTAGTCTTCACTGCTCGGGGACCAAACAACTTACGCCCGCTGGATGGTCAGCTGATTGTTTTTAAAACCACTGTAATGAACCTCGGCAGCGGCTACGACAATCTAACCGGCGTGTTCACAGCACCGCACAAAGGAATATACCTCTTCACGACACAGTTTTGTATTCCACCGGGGTCGCGGTATATGTATTCAGCAATCGTTCACGAGGATGTCACCG from Mercenaria mercenaria strain notata chromosome 11, MADL_Memer_1, whole genome shotgun sequence includes the following:
- the LOC128546784 gene encoding uncharacterized protein LOC128546784; its protein translation is MHPIQYQRIFILAYLLSVAGTEPQCSKFHFEEKLLEKSVRMELKMSSLHEELADMRERVSTLENKQDMIITPTVVFTARGPNNLRPLDGQLIVFKTTVMNLGSGYDNLTGVFTAPHKGIYLFTTQFCIPPGSRYMYSAIVHEDVTVKGSLIYDNNSDFCTSADVIVGMKKEERVWVKCVRTSSKSSDVLRESETDWNTFSGVLLHK